One window of Calonectris borealis chromosome 28, bCalBor7.hap1.2, whole genome shotgun sequence genomic DNA carries:
- the RAB8A gene encoding ras-related protein Rab-8A isoform X1 produces the protein MAKTYDYLFKLLLIGDSGVGKTCALFRFSEDAFNATFISTIGIDFKIRTIELDGKRIKLQIWDTAGQERFRTITTAYYRGAMGIMLVYDITNEKSFENIRNWVRNIEEHASPDVEKMILGNKCDANDKRQVSREQGEKLAASFGIKFMETSAKANINIENAFFTLARDIKAKMDKKLEGNSPQGSNQGVKITPDQQKKSSFFRCVLL, from the exons ATGGCGAAGACGTACGACTATCTCTTCAAGCTGCTGCTCATCGGCGACTCGGGCGTGGGGAAGACGTGCGCGCTCTTCCGCTTCTCCGAGGACGCCTTCAACGCCACCTTCATCTCCACCATCG gtattgattttaaaattagaacTATAGAGCTAGACGGCAAGAGAATTAAACTACAGATATG GGACACGGCCGGGCAGGAGCGATTTCGAACCATCACAACCGCCTACTACAGGGGAGCAATG GGCATTATGTTAGTCTATGACATCACCAAcgaaaaatcttttgaaaatattcGGAACTGGGTCAGGAATATTGAAGAG CACGCCTCTCCAGATGTTGAAAAAATGATCCTGGGGAACAAATGTGATGCAAACGACAAAAGACAAGTTTCTAGAGAGCAAGGGGAGAAG CTTGCTGCAAGTTTTGGAATTAAATTTATGGAGACCAGTGCAAAAGCAAATATAAACATAGAGAAT GCATTTTTCACTCTTGCAAGAGATATCAAAGCAAAAATGGACAAGAAGTTG GAAGGCAATAGCCCGCAAGGCAGCAACCAGGGAGTCAAAATCACACCAgaccagcaaaagaaaagcagctttttccgATGTGTTCTTCTGTGA
- the RAB8A gene encoding ras-related protein Rab-8A isoform X2 encodes MAKTYDYLFKLLLIGDSGVGKTCALFRFSEDAFNATFISTIGIDFKIRTIELDGKRIKLQIWDTAGQERFRTITTAYYRGAMGIMLVYDITNEKSFENIRNWVRNIEEHASPDVEKMILGNKCDANDKRQVSREQGEKAFFTLARDIKAKMDKKLEGNSPQGSNQGVKITPDQQKKSSFFRCVLL; translated from the exons ATGGCGAAGACGTACGACTATCTCTTCAAGCTGCTGCTCATCGGCGACTCGGGCGTGGGGAAGACGTGCGCGCTCTTCCGCTTCTCCGAGGACGCCTTCAACGCCACCTTCATCTCCACCATCG gtattgattttaaaattagaacTATAGAGCTAGACGGCAAGAGAATTAAACTACAGATATG GGACACGGCCGGGCAGGAGCGATTTCGAACCATCACAACCGCCTACTACAGGGGAGCAATG GGCATTATGTTAGTCTATGACATCACCAAcgaaaaatcttttgaaaatattcGGAACTGGGTCAGGAATATTGAAGAG CACGCCTCTCCAGATGTTGAAAAAATGATCCTGGGGAACAAATGTGATGCAAACGACAAAAGACAAGTTTCTAGAGAGCAAGGGGAGAAG GCATTTTTCACTCTTGCAAGAGATATCAAAGCAAAAATGGACAAGAAGTTG GAAGGCAATAGCCCGCAAGGCAGCAACCAGGGAGTCAAAATCACACCAgaccagcaaaagaaaagcagctttttccgATGTGTTCTTCTGTGA